A genomic window from Pseudoalteromonas piratica includes:
- a CDS encoding VOC family protein gives MDYLKTVIYVDNVEETLDFYFQAFAINTAQLDEDGQYGELDFQGARIAFASHPLAQSHFKQSYIRAQPKQPALGFELVLHVEDINLAFTKAVEAGAEPLSAPNEMEGKNLAYVRSIEGTLIALCE, from the coding sequence ATGGACTACTTAAAAACAGTCATCTATGTCGATAATGTTGAAGAGACACTCGATTTCTATTTTCAAGCATTTGCTATCAACACTGCGCAGCTCGACGAAGATGGTCAGTACGGCGAATTAGACTTTCAAGGCGCTAGAATCGCTTTTGCATCTCACCCATTGGCACAATCTCATTTCAAACAAAGCTATATTCGTGCGCAACCCAAGCAACCAGCGCTGGGATTTGAGTTAGTGTTGCATGTAGAAGATATTAATCTTGCGTTTACCAAAGCAGTTGAGGCAGGTGCAGAACCTCTTTCTGCACCGAATGAAATGGAAGGTAAAAACCTTGCTTATGTGCGCTCTATTGAAGGCACGTTAATCGCGCTTTGCGAGTAA